A DNA window from Fusarium fujikuroi IMI 58289 draft genome, chromosome FFUJ_chr11 contains the following coding sequences:
- a CDS encoding related to M.genitalium alanine--tRNA ligase, with translation MANLLRQDILSKTPIPQDESPLYAKLPGEVRDSIFSYVLTDHPDPAPTKKFRENTCYTRPSYLAAQSTDTRLLRTCRAIYRETWFKPFLLREHTEWATGEDRAPPPDKAPPRLDLMLSMISKSQGIDNVEIERLRVFAQMYRLEDHGLEDILHIPHLAPRTITLTIRHTDWWYWEEDEPLHIEGNWIEGVCQVLTPSTTQFCIELESLERKKDQVDKIAKQMVDAWFFKRPDGVVLYADTSAANRKVSHWSGSSTWHGQRWTRDETEPHKLDYYIVSITFRPLISIERSGGSVSERAIKEAQDPQALGRPKLSLPDNQERIETESPCELVSDSDEDAGFTGFEQDSDNDEWYAQMEEIYGNGRFMNGLYVGRLE, from the exons ATGGCCAACCTACTTCGCCAAGATATCCTTTCCAAGACCCCAATTCCCCAAGATGAAAGCCCTCTCTATGCCAAACTCCCTGGAGAAGTCAGAgacagcatcttctcttATGTCCTCACGGATCACCCGGACCCAGCACCAACCAAAAAGTTCAGGGAAAACACATGCTACACTCGCCCTTCCTATCTAGCAGCTCAATCAACCGATACCAGACTTCTTCGTACATGTCGCGCTATCTATCGCGAAACTTGGTTTAAGCCATTTCTCCTCCGAGAGCACACAGAATGGGCTACAGGGGAAGATcgtgctcctcctcctgatAAAGCTCCCCCACGTCTGGACCTTATGCTCTCAATGATCTCCAAATCTCAAGGCATAGACAATGTCGAGATAGAAAGACTGAGAGTCTTTGCACAGATGTACAGACTCGAAGATCACGGCTTAGAAGACATCCTCCATATCCCCCATCTGGCTCCCCGCACCATAACGCTCACCATCCGCCACACCGATTGGTGGTATTGGGAGGAGGACGAGCCCCTACACATTGAGGGAAATTGGATCGAGGGTGTTTGTCAAGTGCTGACTCCCAGTACGACTCAATTTTGCATTGAGCTGGAGTCCCTCGAACGGAAGAAGGATCAAGTCGACAAGATCGCCAAGCAGATGGTCGACGCCTGGTTCTTCAAACGACCCGACGGTGTTGTTCTCTACGCAGATACATCAGCTGCAAACCGCAAAGTAAGTCACTGGAGCGGTTCAAGTACTTGGCACGGTCAACGCTGGACTCGAGATGAAACGGAACCCCACAAACTCGACTACTACATCGTCTCCATCACATTCCGTCCTCTGATCTCAATCGAGAGAAGCGGTGGATCTGTAAGTGAAAGGGCAATCAAGGAAGCACAAGACCCTCAAGCCCTAGGTCGTCCCAAACTCTCGCTTCCGGACAACCAAGAGAGAATAGAGACCGAAAGCCCTTGCGAGTTGGTCAGTGATTCAGATG AGGATGCAGGATTTACGGGCTTTGAGCAGGATTCGGACAATGATGAGTGGTATGCGCAAATGGAAGAGATATACGGCAATGGTCGTTTCATGAACGGGCTGTATGTCGGGCGCCTGGAGTAG
- a CDS encoding related to diacylglycerol pyrophosphate phosphatase DPP1, which yields MPFFRREKSPHRASPGTKTRHHQKAVHDPLPMSRRPTFGQWLKGTWLDIVTMACMGAIGLGVYFAKPAPARSFPVTFSDGEIVWPEYGYPLRGEIVPIWAAALLAALVPIFVFLVMQIRIRSFWDVNNAVIGLLYSLITAAVFQVFVKWLIGGFRPHFLEVCKPDMARARTMGGYNNKGYLQLYYTPDICTGDKSEINDALESMPSGHTTAAFAGFVYLYLYLNAKLKVFSNYHPSMWKLIVTYAPLLGAVLIGGALTIDKYHHFHDVLAGAIIGTVFAFSAYRMTYAAVWDWRFNHIPLNRGAPFNYSMGGAELVDAVFTRKVGWGSHGGSSLGHGHGHGLKSDGSEHMHGDGYHNGSIPRRPVGTGARGEEMV from the exons ATGCCTTTCTTCCGTCGAGAAAAGTCCCCTCACCGGGCTTCGCCTGGTACAAAGACCCGTCACCACCAAAAGGCGGTTCACGACCCTCTCCCCATGTCGCGACGCCCTACTTTCGGACAGTGGCTCAAGGGAACATGGCTTGACATCGTCACCATGGCCTGTATGGGTGCTATCGGTCTTGGT GTCTACTTCGCAAAGCCCGCCCCCGCTCGATCGTTCCCCGTTACCTTTTCCGATGGCGAGATTGTCTGGCCTGAGTACGGATACCCTCTCCGAGGCGAGATCGTTCCCATCTGGGCTGCTGCCCTGTTGGCTGCTCTTGTTcccatcttcgtcttcctggTGATGCAAATCCGCATCCGCTCATTCTGGGATGTCAACAACGCTGTTATCGGTCTGCTCTACTccctcatcaccgccgcTGTTTTCCAGGTCTTTGTCAAGTGGCTCATCGGTGGATTCCGACCTCATTTCCTTGAGGTCTGCAAGCCCGACATGGCTCGCGCTCGCACCATGGGAGGATACAACAACAAGGGATATCTTCAGCTCTACTATACTCCCGATATTTGCACTGGCGACAAGAGTGAGATCAACGATGCTCTTGAGTCTATGCCCAGTGGACATACCACTGCCGCCTTTGCTGGCTTCGTCTACCTGTACCTTTACCTCAacgccaagctcaaggtcttcTCCAACTACCATCCCTCCATGTGGAAGCTCATTGTCACCTACGCCCCTCTTCTCGGTGCCGTTCTCATCGGTGGAGCTCTCACTATCGACAAGTATCACCACTTCCACGATGTCCTTGCCGGTGCCATCATTGGAACCGTCTTCGCTTTCTCCGCTTACCGAATGACCTACGCTGCTGTCTGGGACTGGCGTTTCAACCACATTCCCCTCAACCGTGGCGCTCCTTTCAACTACTCCATGGGTGGCGCTGAGCTTGTTGACGCCGTCTTCACTCGCAAGGTTGGCTGGGGATCTCACGGTGGTAGCTCTCTCGGACATGgacatggccatggcctGAAGAGTGATGGATCTGAGCACATGCATGGCGATGGTTATCACAACGGTTCTATTCCCCGCCGACCTGTCGGTACTGGTGCTCGCGGCGAGGAGATGGTTTAA
- a CDS encoding related to putative tartrate transporter, giving the protein MATTTDRKREAPEFAHVNSILEDEKPSQVEERDWTGTAKKTDPEEIRLVKKLDLWIMPCLCVMYFLNYVDRNAIAQARLNNLEEDLNMTGTEFNTTVSILFVGYVLMQVPSNMLITKVKPGIYMSAWMLVWAAVSACTALVKNYGGLVACRFFLGITEAPFYPGATYMLSIFYTRKEVAARIAVLYCAQILATGFSGLIAAGIFAGLDGKAGLAGWRWLFIIEGAATALVAIVGFFMLPNTPLTTRWLNEREKQLAHERMEKDKAYDSEEGGSAWEGLKQACADKRTWLFCLMQNFHLSACSFNSFFPTVIKTLGFNTTITLVMTCPPFIFAGAAGILFGWNSGRMHERTWHITAGLSIAVAGFVLAACTLNTAARYVACFIFPMGAYAVNSVIIGWASSTLSQTKEKKAVVLAMTNVGGQIGYIYGAYLWPKSDSPRYGIGFGASAGFALCSIACAWAIRVLLIRENRRIRASTSEQVNLYGY; this is encoded by the exons ATGGCTACCACTACTGACCGGAAGCGCGAGGCGCCCGAGTTTGCGCATGTCAACAGCATtctcgaggatgagaagcctTCACAGGTGGAGGAGCGAGATTGGACGGGTACTGCCAAGAAGACAGACCCTGAAGAGATCCgccttgtcaagaagcttgatctcTGGATCATG CCTTGTCTTTGTGTCATGTACTTCCTCAACTACGTCGATCGAAATGCCATCGCCCAAGCACGATTGAATAACTTGGAGGAAGATCTCAACATGACCGGCACCGAATTCAACACGACTGTTTCGAT CTTGTTTGTTGGTTACGTTCTTATGCAGGTCCCCAGCAACATGTTGATCACCAAGGTCAAGCCTGGTATTTACATGAGTGCCTGGATGCTGGTTTGGGCTGCTGTCTCTGCCTGCACTGCTCTTGTCAAGAACTACGGCGGATTGGTCGCTTGTCGATTTTTCCTGGGTATCACTGAGGCTCCTTTCTACCCTGGTGCCACTTACATGCTCTCCATCTTCTACACCCGCAAAG AGGTCGCTGCTCGTATTGCCGTGCTTTACTGCGCTCAGATTCTTGCCACTGGTTTCTCGGGTCTCATTGCCGCTGGCATTTTTGCAGGTTTGGATGGAAAGGCCGGTCTTGcaggatggcgatg gctcttcatcatcgaggGTGCTGCTACTGCTCTTGTCGCCATTGTCGGCTTTTTCATGCTCCCCAACACTCCCCTTACCACCCGCTGGCTCAACGAACGCGAGAAGCAGCTTGCTCACGAGCGCatggagaaggacaaggcctATGACTCTGAGGAAGGCGGTTCAGCCTGGGAGGGCTTGAAGCAGGCCTGCGCGGATAAGCGAACATGGCTTTTCTGCCTCATGCAGAACTTTCATCTTTCTGCATGCTCCTTCAACTCCTTCTTTCCTAC CGTCATCAAGACTCTCGGCTTCAACACTACCATTACCCTCGTCATGACCTGCCCTCCTTTCATCTTCGCTGGTGCAGCTGGTATCCTCTTCGGTTGGAACTCTGGACGCATGCATGAGCGTACCTGGCACATCACTGCTGGATTATCTATTGCCGTTGCAGGTTTCGTTCTGGCAGCCTGCACTCTCAACACCGCTGCTCGCTATGTCGCCtgcttcatcttccccaTGGGTGCTTATGCTGTCAACTCTGTCATCATCGGATGGGCATCTTCTACTCTATCACagaccaaggagaagaaggctgttgTCCTGGCAATGACCAACGTCGGTGGACAG ATCGGCTACATCTATGGTGCCTACCTCTGGCCCAAGAGTGACTCTCCTCGATATGGAATTGGTTTCGGTGCCTCTGCTGGCTTTGCTCTGTGCTCAATTGCATGCGCTTGGGCCATTCGCGTCCTCTTGATCCGCGAGAACCGCCGCATCCGCGCTTCCACCTCTGAGCAGGTCAACCTTTATGGATACTAA